The window AAAATTATTCGTGATAAAAAAGGTAATCGTTTAAAAGTTTCTGAGGTTATTAAAGAAGTCGAGTCTGGTGAAAATATTACGCTGAGTATAGATTCACGTCTGCAATACATTATGTATCGAGAGTTAACAGCTGCAGGAGTGGCAAATAATGCACGTTCTGCGACTGCGATTGCTGTTGATGTTAAAACGGGTGAAATCTTGGCGATGACCAGTTGGCCATCTTACAATCCAAATGATAAAGCCGGTTTGAGCAATAAAGATGCGATGCGTAACCGCGGTGCTATCGACATGTTTGAGCCTGGTTCGACCATGAAACCGTTTACGGTTGCCGCGGCATTAGAAAGTGGTCAGTACACTCCGAATTCGATTGTGAATACAGCGCCGGGAACAATGCGGTTAGGCTGGCATACCATTCGTGATACGCATAACTATGGTGCACTGACTTTGACAGGAATTATTGTAAAGTCATCAAACGTTGGTTCTGCCAAGTTAGCATTATCCTTACCTAAGGAGACATTGCCTTCTTTCTTCCGTCGAGCTGGATTTGGTCAACGCTCAGATGTGAAATTTCCTGGTGAAAGTGCAGGCTTACTCTATTCTGCCGATAAATTAAACTCATCACAATTAGGTACGATGGCCTATGGTTATGGTTTGAATGCGACAATTTTGCAGCTTGCACAAGGTTATGCCATGTTGGCAAATCACGGTGTGGAAATGCCGTTGAGTCTACATAAACTTGACCAAGTACCTGAAGGGCGACAGGTACTCGATCCTAAGATCGCAGATCAAGTCTTGATGATGTTGGAACAAGTGACCTTACCAGGTGGAACGGCTAAACAAGCCGTTATTCCGGGTTATCGCGTTGGTGGAAAAACAGGAACAGCACATAAGCTTCGTGCAGACCGTAAAGGTTATTCGAACAGCGAATATCGTGCCTTGTTTGCAGGTGTTGCGCCTGTAAGTGATCCTCGTTTGGCAATGATTGTTGTCGTAGAGAACCCACAAGGTCGTTATTATGGTGGTTTGGTTGCAGCGCCTGTATTTGCCAGAATTATGCAAGAGTCATTGCGGTTACTTAATGTACCTTTAGACAAGCCACTAGATACTTCTATAAAAACCAATCCGTAGGTAAATTATGTCGATTAGTTTTCAACAAATACATCCGATCAGCATAGATGCGGTTTGGTATGCACAACCTTTTCAAGGTTTTTGTCTTGATAGTCGGAAGGTGAAAGCAGGACAAATTTTTATTGCTTTAAATAGTTTTAGTCAACCAGAAAGAACACGCCAATTTGCACAAAATGCTTTGGATGCTGGTGCTCTCACAGTAATCAGTGAAATGGCATTAGGGCTAGAAAATGAGTGGGTTTGTCCTGAAGTACGTTACTTGATGGGGGCATGGCACAAACAATATCTGCAGGCGGTTGATCCAGTGCAGCCTTTAATTGGGGTTGCAGTCACAGGCACTAATGGAAAAACTACGATTTCTCGCCTGATTGCTGAGTTGATTAGCTCACAAGGCAAAGGTTGTGCAGTGATGGGCACTACAGGTAACGGAATTCTGCCCCAATTAACCCCATCCACACATACCACCTTAGATGCTTTGCAACTCCAAGATGCTTTGCATGATTATGCAAAACAAGGTGCAAGATTTGTAGCATTGGAAGCAAGCTCACATGGATTGGAACAAGGTCGTCTGAATGGCTGCGATTTGGAAATAGCAGTTTACAGTAATT is drawn from Acinetobacter suaedae and contains these coding sequences:
- the ftsI gene encoding penicillin-binding protein PBP3 translates to MVDKRNKPTRKKQQSISAKPTLALDMWRFYLLWGAVLFCFIVIVARAFYVQVINKDFLQNKANANILRTERLEAMRGVISDRHGVPLAISTPIMKIVIDPRDYWDAKTQFDEITAELKKDPNNRRLKRQLPNKNLNLDELADVVGIDRKTLKKQMADRARSRYLVLQREVPPQQADLILKHNFQGVYTEKSYKRYYPQPQPNAQIIGLTNSEGRGIEGLEMQLNTRLAGVDGEQKIIRDKKGNRLKVSEVIKEVESGENITLSIDSRLQYIMYRELTAAGVANNARSATAIAVDVKTGEILAMTSWPSYNPNDKAGLSNKDAMRNRGAIDMFEPGSTMKPFTVAAALESGQYTPNSIVNTAPGTMRLGWHTIRDTHNYGALTLTGIIVKSSNVGSAKLALSLPKETLPSFFRRAGFGQRSDVKFPGESAGLLYSADKLNSSQLGTMAYGYGLNATILQLAQGYAMLANHGVEMPLSLHKLDQVPEGRQVLDPKIADQVLMMLEQVTLPGGTAKQAVIPGYRVGGKTGTAHKLRADRKGYSNSEYRALFAGVAPVSDPRLAMIVVVENPQGRYYGGLVAAPVFARIMQESLRLLNVPLDKPLDTSIKTNP